In one window of Campylobacter sp. DNA:
- the purF gene encoding amidophosphoribosyltransferase yields the protein MCAIVGVINSEGAAKTAYYGLFAMQHRGQEASGISSSFNHHIKTIKATGLVTEVFSPASFEILKGNIAIGHNRYGTAGADSLKDAQPVAGNYALGEISIVHNGNLINKDEIRRKLVSEGAIFQSSMDTENILHLIARSKQEHLKDRIVEALNQCVGAYSLLILSRSKMFAVRDRYGVRPLSIGRLKDGGYIVASETCAFDLVGAEFVRDVKPGEMVIFEEGKDEFSSVQILKASEARICAFEYIYFARPDSVVEGKNVYEVRKKLGAALARKCKELKADFVVPVPDSGVPAALGFAQESKLPFEMAIVRNHYIGRTFIEPTQEVRNLKVKLKLNPIAAALHGKSVVVVDDSIVRGTTSKKIVELLRHAGAARVHMCIASPELKYPERYGIDTPSVRELIAANMSTDEICKFIGADSLTFLSVPELVEALGSERKYSLVSFDGDYFIKD from the coding sequence ATGTGCGCAATCGTGGGAGTCATAAATTCCGAAGGTGCGGCTAAGACCGCGTATTACGGGCTTTTTGCCATGCAGCACCGCGGCCAGGAGGCAAGCGGCATCAGCTCGAGCTTTAATCATCATATCAAAACGATCAAAGCCACGGGGCTCGTGACAGAGGTTTTTAGTCCCGCGAGTTTTGAAATTTTAAAGGGCAACATCGCGATCGGCCACAACCGCTACGGCACCGCGGGCGCAGACAGCCTAAAGGACGCGCAGCCCGTTGCGGGCAACTATGCTCTTGGGGAGATCTCGATCGTTCATAACGGAAATTTGATCAATAAAGACGAAATCCGCCGTAAGCTCGTAAGCGAGGGCGCGATCTTTCAGTCCAGCATGGACACCGAAAACATCCTGCACCTCATCGCACGCAGTAAGCAGGAGCATCTAAAAGACCGCATCGTCGAAGCTCTGAATCAGTGCGTGGGCGCGTACTCGCTTCTGATCCTGAGCCGCTCGAAGATGTTTGCCGTGCGCGATCGCTACGGCGTGCGTCCGCTCAGCATCGGCAGGCTCAAAGACGGCGGCTACATCGTCGCGAGCGAAACCTGCGCGTTTGATCTCGTAGGAGCCGAGTTCGTCCGCGACGTGAAGCCCGGCGAGATGGTGATTTTCGAAGAGGGCAAGGATGAGTTCAGCTCGGTTCAAATTTTAAAAGCCTCGGAGGCTAGAATTTGCGCGTTTGAATACATCTACTTTGCGCGCCCCGACAGCGTCGTAGAGGGCAAAAACGTATACGAGGTCAGAAAAAAGCTGGGCGCGGCGCTCGCGCGAAAATGTAAAGAGCTAAAAGCCGATTTCGTCGTGCCCGTGCCCGATAGCGGCGTGCCGGCAGCGCTTGGTTTCGCGCAAGAGAGCAAGCTGCCCTTCGAGATGGCGATCGTGCGCAACCACTACATCGGCCGCACCTTCATCGAGCCGACGCAAGAGGTGCGAAATTTGAAGGTCAAACTCAAGCTAAATCCGATCGCGGCGGCACTGCACGGCAAAAGCGTCGTCGTCGTGGACGATAGCATCGTACGCGGCACTACGAGCAAAAAGATCGTCGAGCTTCTGCGCCATGCGGGCGCGGCGCGCGTACATATGTGCATCGCAAGCCCGGAGCTAAAGTATCCCGAGCGCTACGGCATCGATACGCCGAGCGTGCGCGAGCTGATCGCCGCAAATATGAGCACGGATGAAATTTGCAAATTTATAGGCGCCGACAGCCTCACGTTCCTTAGCGTGCCTGAGCTCGTAGAAGCGCTTGGGAGCGAGCGCAAGTACTCGCTCGTAAGCTTCGACGGCGATTATTTTATCAAGGATTAG
- a CDS encoding DUF488 domain-containing protein, protein MTKFKIKRVYESAEKEDGFRVLCDRLWPRGVKKDALELDMWAKDITPSTEIRKLFAHKPENFAHFKELYLAELEQNPAVAEFLKKVKNEPVVTLLYAAKDEHCNHAMILRDFLQSKVH, encoded by the coding sequence ATGACAAAATTTAAGATTAAGCGCGTCTATGAGAGCGCGGAGAAAGAGGATGGATTTCGCGTGCTTTGCGATAGGCTATGGCCGCGCGGCGTAAAAAAAGACGCGCTGGAACTTGATATGTGGGCAAAGGACATAACGCCTAGCACCGAAATACGTAAGCTTTTCGCGCATAAGCCTGAGAATTTCGCCCATTTTAAGGAGCTTTACCTAGCCGAACTTGAGCAAAATCCCGCCGTGGCTGAATTTTTGAAAAAGGTTAAAAACGAGCCGGTCGTCACGCTACTATACGCCGCAAAGGACGAGCACTGCAACCATGCGATGATTCTGCGTGATTTTTTACAAAGCAAGGTACATTGA
- a CDS encoding TOBE domain-containing protein, with amino-acid sequence MAISARNQLNVVITEVKTGAVNSLIVGKTKGGDVLKATVTTDSEKGLDLKAGKEAVFLFKAPSVIISKGENDLRLSATNQIKGKITVVKEGAINAEIDVRTAGGENLSAIVTNSSVKNLALAVGDEVTAIIKATQIIVGVK; translated from the coding sequence ATGGCAATAAGTGCTAGAAATCAACTTAACGTTGTGATCACAGAGGTAAAAACAGGTGCGGTAAACTCGCTAATCGTAGGCAAAACTAAGGGCGGCGACGTGCTAAAAGCGACCGTTACGACCGATTCCGAAAAAGGTCTAGATCTAAAAGCGGGCAAAGAGGCGGTATTTTTATTCAAAGCCCCAAGCGTCATCATCTCCAAAGGTGAGAACGATCTACGCTTAAGCGCGACCAACCAAATAAAGGGCAAAATCACCGTCGTTAAAGAGGGCGCAATCAATGCTGAAATCGATGTCAGAACCGCAGGCGGTGAGAATCTAAGCGCGATCGTGACAAACAGCTCCGTTAAAAATTTGGCGCTAGCAGTCGGCGACGAAGTAACTGCGATCATCAAAGCTACTCAAATCATAGTCGGCGTAAAATAA
- a CDS encoding NAD(P)H-dependent oxidoreductase: MKTLVILSHPNFVASRVNKALSQVAKGAASVEVRHLEGLYGSDVARIDARAEQDALRGADRIVFLYPLYWLNVPPMLKAYLDIVFSHELVGSGALKGKVLQLALSASTPLSEYSKQGAIGFSLDEILTPLKITANYCGMDFAVPFISSGFEPGEFGDDAVDAAAARFGKLLRGELSPGEYQI; encoded by the coding sequence ATGAAAACGCTCGTGATTTTATCGCATCCAAATTTTGTCGCCTCGCGTGTGAACAAAGCCCTATCGCAGGTCGCAAAGGGCGCTGCTAGCGTAGAGGTACGCCATTTAGAGGGGCTTTACGGCTCGGACGTTGCGCGCATCGACGCTCGCGCCGAGCAAGACGCGCTACGCGGCGCCGATCGTATCGTGTTTTTGTATCCGCTGTACTGGCTAAACGTGCCGCCTATGCTAAAAGCCTATCTCGACATCGTCTTTTCGCACGAGCTGGTGGGTTCCGGCGCGCTTAAGGGCAAGGTTCTGCAGCTTGCGCTAAGCGCTAGTACGCCGCTTAGCGAGTACTCCAAACAGGGCGCTATCGGCTTTAGCTTGGATGAAATTTTAACGCCGCTTAAGATCACGGCAAACTATTGCGGGATGGACTTTGCCGTGCCGTTTATCAGCAGTGGATTTGAGCCGGGCGAGTTTGGCGACGATGCCGTAGATGCCGCAGCTGCACGCTTTGGTAAGCTTTTACGAGGCGAGTTGAGTCCCGGCGAGTATCAAATTTAG
- the bcp gene encoding thioredoxin-dependent thiol peroxidase: MQRKTQIEDEFSAEDRERKITLQAGDAAPEFSLQNADGASVALKDFAGKKVALYFYPKDNTPGCTTEACEFSAAYDDFIAADCVIVGISPDSAKSHAGFIAKQSLKHILLSDPQHEVAKLYGAWQVRKNYGREYLGIVRSTFLIGADGKILKVYKSVKAKDHAAKVLADLLAAGK; the protein is encoded by the coding sequence ATGCAGAGAAAAACACAGATCGAAGACGAGTTTAGCGCGGAGGATCGCGAGCGCAAAATCACGCTGCAAGCGGGAGATGCGGCGCCCGAGTTTAGCTTACAAAACGCCGACGGAGCGAGCGTCGCGCTAAAGGACTTTGCGGGAAAAAAGGTCGCACTGTATTTTTACCCCAAGGATAACACCCCCGGCTGCACGACCGAAGCATGCGAATTTAGCGCCGCATACGATGATTTCATCGCCGCAGACTGCGTGATCGTCGGCATCAGCCCCGACAGCGCCAAATCCCACGCGGGCTTCATCGCCAAGCAGAGCCTAAAGCACATCCTGCTGAGCGATCCGCAGCACGAGGTAGCCAAGCTATACGGCGCGTGGCAGGTGCGCAAAAACTACGGGCGCGAGTATCTGGGCATCGTGCGCTCGACCTTTCTGATCGGTGCGGACGGCAAAATTTTAAAGGTCTATAAAAGCGTCAAGGCGAAAGATCACGCCGCAAAGGTGCTTGCAGATCTGCTAGCTGCGGGGAAATAA
- a CDS encoding neutral zinc metallopeptidase: MKWQDGRRSSNVEDDRASSMRTSSGSLGMLIPIIRFLLGSKIGRIVLVIGVVAYFMGYNPLALLDGGASTQREPTDSPQEQEKLAFVSAVLAQTEDVWGEIFKSAGARYDEPGLRLFRDQIASGCGFASAQTGPFYCPRDRKIYLDLSFFDELANKYKAGGDFAQAYVIAHEVGHHVQNLIGTLEQINALKRRARSEAEQNALQVKVELQADCYAGVWAHYLAKAGRVLEAGDIDEALNAASAIGDDTLQRKFSGRVVPDSFTHGTSAQRKEWFKKGLVGGNLKACSFEP, encoded by the coding sequence ATGAAATGGCAAGACGGCAGACGAAGCTCAAACGTGGAGGATGACCGCGCAAGCAGCATGCGCACGAGCTCCGGCTCGCTTGGGATGCTGATCCCGATCATCAGGTTTTTGCTCGGCTCAAAGATCGGGCGCATAGTGCTCGTAATCGGCGTCGTAGCATATTTTATGGGCTACAACCCTTTGGCGCTTTTAGACGGAGGCGCCAGTACGCAAAGAGAGCCGACCGATAGCCCGCAGGAGCAGGAAAAGCTCGCCTTCGTCTCGGCGGTGCTAGCCCAAACCGAGGACGTTTGGGGCGAGATATTTAAAAGTGCGGGCGCGCGCTACGATGAGCCCGGTTTGCGGCTCTTCCGCGATCAGATTGCAAGCGGCTGCGGCTTTGCGAGCGCGCAGACGGGACCTTTTTATTGCCCGAGAGACCGTAAAATTTATCTCGATCTTAGCTTTTTCGACGAGCTTGCGAATAAATACAAAGCGGGCGGCGACTTTGCACAGGCCTATGTCATCGCGCACGAAGTAGGGCATCATGTTCAAAATTTAATCGGCACGCTGGAGCAGATCAATGCTCTAAAAAGGCGCGCTCGCAGCGAAGCCGAGCAAAACGCGCTTCAGGTCAAAGTCGAGCTGCAGGCGGACTGCTACGCTGGGGTCTGGGCGCATTATCTCGCAAAAGCCGGGCGCGTGCTTGAAGCGGGCGACATCGACGAGGCGCTAAATGCCGCCAGCGCGATCGGCGACGATACGCTGCAGCGCAAATTTAGCGGTCGCGTCGTGCCTGATTCCTTCACGCACGGCACTTCGGCACAGCGCAAAGAGTGGTTTAAAAAGGGCTTAGTGGGCGGAAACCTAAAAGCTTGCTCGTTTGAGCCGTAA
- the infA gene encoding translation initiation factor IF-1, with protein sequence MAKDDVIEIDGNVIEALPNATFKVELDNKHVILCHIAGKMRMHYIKIMPGDRVKVELTPYSLDKGRITYRYK encoded by the coding sequence GTGGCAAAAGACGACGTCATAGAGATCGACGGCAATGTCATAGAAGCGTTGCCGAACGCGACTTTTAAGGTCGAGCTGGACAACAAACACGTGATTTTATGCCATATCGCGGGCAAGATGCGGATGCACTACATCAAGATAATGCCGGGCGATCGCGTAAAAGTCGAGCTGACCCCTTACAGCCTCGATAAAGGCAGGATCACCTACCGCTATAAGTAA
- the rpmJ gene encoding 50S ribosomal protein L36, with the protein MKVRPSVKKMCDKCKIVKRKGVVHVICENPKHKQRQG; encoded by the coding sequence ATGAAAGTTCGTCCATCCGTTAAGAAAATGTGCGACAAATGTAAAATTGTCAAGCGCAAAGGTGTTGTTCACGTTATTTGTGAAAATCCAAAACATAAACAAAGACAAGGATAA
- the rpsM gene encoding 30S ribosomal protein S13 yields the protein MARIAGVDLPKKKRIEYGLTYIYGIGLFTSRKILDAAGISYDKRVADLSEDEAAAIRKEIQEHYMVEGDLRKQVAMDIKALMDLGGYRGLRHRKGLPVRGQKTKTNARTRKGKRKTVGAAAK from the coding sequence ATGGCTCGTATCGCAGGTGTAGATCTACCAAAGAAAAAAAGGATTGAATACGGACTAACTTATATCTACGGTATAGGTTTATTTACGTCGAGAAAAATTCTCGATGCGGCAGGAATTTCTTACGATAAAAGAGTCGCCGATCTGAGCGAAGATGAAGCCGCCGCTATCAGAAAAGAGATCCAAGAGCACTATATGGTCGAAGGCGATCTTCGCAAACAAGTGGCTATGGATATAAAAGCGCTTATGGACTTGGGCGGCTATCGCGGCTTAAGACACAGAAAGGGCCTTCCGGTTCGCGGTCAAAAAACAAAAACGAACGCCAGAACCAGAAAAGGCAAACGCAAAACCGTCGGCGCGGCAGCTAAATAA
- the rpsK gene encoding 30S ribosomal protein S11 produces the protein MAQKKVVKKKTVRKNIAKGIVYISATFNNTMITVTDEMGNAIAWSSAGALNFKGSKKSTPYAAQQAVEDALNKAKEHGIKEVGVKVQGPGSGRETAVKSVGSVEGIKVTYFKDITPLAHNGCRPPKRRRV, from the coding sequence ATGGCACAAAAAAAAGTAGTTAAGAAAAAAACCGTCAGAAAAAATATCGCCAAAGGCATAGTTTACATCTCCGCTACGTTTAACAACACTATGATTACCGTAACGGACGAGATGGGCAACGCGATCGCGTGGAGCAGTGCGGGCGCTTTAAATTTTAAAGGCAGCAAAAAATCCACCCCTTATGCGGCGCAACAAGCCGTCGAGGACGCGCTAAACAAAGCCAAAGAGCACGGCATCAAAGAGGTAGGCGTCAAGGTTCAGGGTCCGGGAAGTGGACGCGAGACCGCCGTTAAAAGCGTAGGTAGCGTAGAAGGGATCAAAGTTACATATTTCAAAGATATCACTCCTCTTGCGCACAACGGTTGCAGACCGCCTAAACGACGTCGCGTGTAA
- the rpsD gene encoding 30S ribosomal protein S4 — MARYTGPVEKLERRLGVDLFMKGERRLAGKSALLKRPYAPGQHGQRRAKLSEYGSQLREKQKAKFMYGVSEKQFRRLFAEAARREGNTGAILVQLLEQRLDNVVYRMGFATTRRFARQLVTHGHILVDGKRVDIPSYSVRAGQKIEVIEKSKNNPQISRALDLTAQTGIVAWVDVEKEKRYGIFSRVPEREEVVIPVEERFIVELYSK, encoded by the coding sequence ATGGCTAGATATACAGGACCGGTTGAAAAATTAGAAAGAAGGCTCGGCGTCGATCTATTTATGAAAGGCGAGAGAAGGCTTGCGGGCAAGAGCGCGCTTTTAAAACGCCCTTACGCTCCGGGTCAGCATGGACAAAGACGCGCTAAACTAAGCGAATACGGCTCACAGCTTCGCGAGAAACAAAAGGCTAAATTTATGTACGGCGTAAGCGAGAAGCAGTTCCGCAGACTATTTGCCGAAGCGGCTCGTAGAGAGGGTAACACCGGAGCGATCTTGGTTCAACTTTTGGAGCAGAGGCTAGATAACGTCGTTTACCGCATGGGCTTTGCTACGACTAGACGCTTTGCGCGCCAGCTCGTTACGCACGGACACATTTTAGTGGACGGCAAGCGCGTCGATATCCCTTCATACAGCGTCCGCGCAGGACAAAAGATCGAAGTGATCGAAAAGAGCAAAAATAACCCGCAAATTTCAAGAGCGCTGGATCTTACGGCACAGACCGGCATCGTAGCGTGGGTCGATGTAGAAAAAGAGAAAAGATACGGAATTTTTTCTAGAGTTCCGGAGAGAGAAGAAGTTGTTATTCCTGTAGAGGAAAGATTTATCGTAGAGCTTTACTCGAAATAG
- a CDS encoding DNA-directed RNA polymerase subunit alpha: MRKITTSAHMPTEIKVENVSENVAKIIAYPFETGYAVTLAHPLRRLLYTSTVGFAPTAVKIEGVSHEFDSMRGMLEDMAAFIINLKGLRFKIKGDSLREVVEYSFKGPKEIYGSDLNNDAVEIVNPSAYLATINEDADLKFTLIIEKGIGYVPSEEIRENLDADFIALDAFFTPVTKAVYDIENVFVEDNPDYEKVVFTITTDGQISAIDAFKNALEAMYQQLAVFKGIVNISAADTFGRAIPANSEFAKLFESVSNLSLSARSFNCLDRADIRFIGELAIMEESELKDLKNLGKKSLEEIKAVMEEIGYPIGNQELGDKKEQLKRKLDELKAQRQKNEGQ; the protein is encoded by the coding sequence ATGAGAAAAATCACAACATCAGCTCATATGCCAACTGAAATAAAGGTTGAGAATGTCAGCGAAAATGTTGCTAAAATCATAGCATATCCCTTTGAAACAGGATATGCCGTCACTCTAGCTCATCCTTTACGAAGGTTACTTTATACGAGCACGGTCGGTTTCGCGCCGACCGCGGTTAAAATCGAAGGCGTAAGCCACGAATTCGACAGCATGCGCGGTATGCTCGAGGATATGGCGGCTTTTATCATAAATTTAAAAGGCTTAAGGTTTAAAATCAAGGGCGATTCCCTACGCGAGGTCGTAGAATACAGCTTTAAAGGACCTAAAGAAATTTACGGCAGCGACCTAAATAACGACGCCGTAGAGATCGTAAATCCAAGCGCTTATCTGGCTACGATAAACGAGGATGCCGATCTTAAATTTACGCTCATCATCGAAAAGGGTATCGGCTACGTCCCAAGCGAAGAGATCAGAGAAAATTTAGACGCTGATTTCATCGCGCTGGATGCGTTTTTTACCCCGGTAACCAAGGCTGTTTACGACATCGAAAATGTCTTTGTAGAGGATAATCCTGACTACGAAAAGGTGGTCTTTACGATCACTACCGACGGTCAGATCAGCGCGATAGATGCGTTTAAAAACGCACTTGAAGCAATGTATCAGCAGCTGGCGGTTTTCAAAGGTATCGTAAATATCAGCGCTGCAGATACTTTCGGTAGAGCAATTCCCGCAAATTCCGAGTTTGCAAAGCTTTTTGAGAGCGTTAGCAATCTAAGCTTAAGCGCGCGAAGCTTTAACTGCCTGGATCGTGCGGATATTAGATTTATCGGCGAGCTAGCGATTATGGAAGAGAGCGAGCTTAAAGACCTTAAAAATTTAGGCAAAAAATCGCTTGAGGAGATCAAAGCCGTTATGGAGGAGATCGGTTATCCTATCGGCAACCAAGAGCTCGGCGATAAAAAAGAGCAGCTAAAACGCAAGCTTGACGAGCTGAAGGCTCAAAGACAAAAGAATGAAGGACAATAA
- the rplQ gene encoding 50S ribosomal protein L17: MRHNHGYRKLGRTSSHRAALLKNLTIALVTSGKIETTLPKAKELRSYAEKLITRARKGDSEAHRFVFAALQDKAATNKLVTEIAPKYTGVNGGYTRIIKTRLRKGDAAEMAYIELISK, from the coding sequence ATGAGACATAATCACGGATATAGGAAGCTAGGGCGTACTTCGTCTCACCGTGCCGCCCTGCTTAAAAATTTAACCATCGCTTTAGTTACTAGCGGCAAGATCGAAACTACGCTTCCTAAGGCAAAAGAACTAAGAAGCTATGCCGAGAAGCTAATAACTCGCGCGCGCAAGGGCGACAGCGAGGCGCATAGATTTGTTTTCGCGGCGCTTCAAGATAAGGCTGCTACAAATAAGCTGGTCACCGAGATCGCCCCAAAATACACAGGCGTAAACGGCGGCTACACTCGCATCATCAAAACCCGCCTTCGCAAGGGCGACGCCGCAGAGATGGCTTATATCGAGCTAATCAGCAAATAA
- a CDS encoding L,D-transpeptidase family protein, producing MKFKILLPLIIIAAGLAWALDNYLSYKNIETINSEIPLKQALGGEQISKIRVYKSKRILEILTSKGVAKSYKIALGREPEGHKEVQGDGKTPEGNYTINGKNPNSAYHLNLGISYPNKADVAHAKSLGKSAGGDIKIHGLPNKFSYLGQSIAAFGDWTEGCIALVNDDMDELFEHVKIGTPIEILP from the coding sequence ATGAAATTTAAAATTTTACTTCCGCTTATTATCATAGCTGCGGGCTTGGCATGGGCATTGGACAATTATCTTAGCTATAAAAATATCGAAACGATCAACTCCGAAATTCCGCTAAAGCAAGCATTGGGCGGCGAGCAAATCTCTAAAATCCGCGTCTATAAATCCAAACGAATTCTTGAAATTTTAACCTCAAAAGGCGTCGCGAAAAGCTACAAAATCGCCCTCGGACGCGAGCCTGAAGGGCATAAAGAAGTTCAAGGCGACGGCAAAACCCCGGAGGGCAACTACACCATAAACGGCAAAAATCCAAATTCGGCGTATCATCTAAATTTAGGCATCTCCTATCCGAATAAAGCCGACGTAGCACACGCAAAATCCCTCGGCAAGAGCGCAGGCGGCGATATCAAAATCCACGGACTACCGAACAAATTTAGCTACCTAGGGCAGAGTATCGCGGCGTTCGGCGACTGGACGGAGGGCTGCATAGCACTCGTCAATGACGATATGGACGAGCTTTTTGAGCACGTAAAAATCGGCACGCCGATAGAAATTTTGCCGTGA
- a CDS encoding NifU family protein has product MIPFTDEELLAPVQGSLELIRPMLQNDGGDMKLLGIKNGVVYVRLTGHCHGCAASSQTLKYGVERQLRMDIHPELSVVNIPEGEEFEL; this is encoded by the coding sequence ATGATACCATTTACAGACGAAGAGCTTCTAGCCCCGGTACAAGGCAGCTTAGAGCTAATCCGACCGATGCTGCAAAACGACGGCGGCGATATGAAGCTTTTAGGCATAAAAAACGGCGTCGTCTATGTCCGCCTTACCGGGCATTGCCACGGCTGCGCGGCGAGCTCACAGACCCTAAAATACGGCGTCGAGCGCCAGCTTCGCATGGATATTCACCCCGAGCTTAGCGTCGTAAACATCCCCGAAGGCGAAGAGTTTGAACTATAA
- a CDS encoding histidine kinase, which produces MNYKKLGLKTFSRGEFELAKLYFSLAYEKSGEEEILFLLELCQTALADREEALMLFDFYNLSPKTQTAELFKILNSINEKIANEAASEPGAEDEIAVIAYADFMRAVGQRGFKDAFESIIFSSKIAISDKTEMIEFLENLIENGYYEMGLNYVESSAAAYAGDERFEALMQKIKNHENTTRK; this is translated from the coding sequence TTGAACTATAAAAAACTGGGGCTAAAGACCTTTTCGCGCGGAGAATTCGAGCTTGCGAAGCTATATTTTTCGCTCGCATATGAAAAAAGTGGCGAGGAGGAAATTCTATTTTTGCTCGAGCTTTGCCAGACCGCGCTGGCAGACCGCGAAGAGGCGCTTATGCTCTTTGATTTTTACAACCTCAGCCCCAAAACTCAAACCGCGGAGCTTTTTAAAATTTTAAACTCCATCAATGAAAAGATCGCGAATGAAGCGGCTTCCGAACCCGGTGCCGAGGATGAGATTGCAGTCATCGCGTATGCCGATTTTATGCGCGCGGTAGGCCAAAGAGGCTTTAAAGACGCCTTCGAATCGATCATTTTTTCCTCCAAAATCGCCATTTCGGACAAAACCGAGATGATAGAATTTTTAGAAAATTTGATAGAAAACGGCTACTACGAAATGGGGCTTAATTACGTCGAGAGCTCGGCTGCCGCGTATGCAGGCGATGAGCGCTTCGAAGCGCTAATGCAAAAAATCAAAAATCATGAAAATACGACTCGAAAATAG
- a CDS encoding UDP-N-acetylmuramoyl-L-alanyl-D-glutamate--2,6-diaminopimelate ligase has translation MKIRLENSFITDNSAECEAGCFFMRTSANAKFQAEAAEKGAQIISIAQAKELLKIDPRIKIVGITGTNGKTTTAAAIYSTLLDLGFSCGLSGTRGAFINERRIDEKGLTTSSVLKTMSYLYEASKQGCEYFVMEVSSHAIAQNRIEGLEFAFKIFTNLSQDHLDYHGSMQEYAAVKSSFFADDAPKLINADDGHIKFNPANALTYGIKNAASFAVSGYGLKGGIDALVRTPNGDNAQLQSDLIGEFNLYNLTAAFAAVKILTKLPNEKIAKALANFGGVEGRVQVVNKNPLVIVDFAHTPDGIEKVLNALRASGEIIAVFGAGGDRDHGKRPKMGAIAEHFAKICIVTSDNPRSEDPDEIIDQICAGMRRKDKILKITDRKEAIARALDLAKNGEMIAILGKGDETYQEIKGVKHPFSDKQVVSELVAARGESNLD, from the coding sequence ATGAAAATACGACTCGAAAATAGCTTTATTACCGACAACTCCGCCGAATGCGAGGCGGGCTGTTTTTTTATGCGCACGAGCGCGAACGCTAAATTCCAAGCCGAAGCGGCGGAAAAAGGAGCGCAGATCATCTCTATCGCGCAAGCAAAGGAGCTTTTAAAGATCGATCCGCGCATCAAAATCGTAGGCATCACCGGTACGAACGGCAAAACCACAACCGCGGCGGCGATCTACTCGACGCTACTGGATCTAGGCTTTAGCTGCGGTCTAAGCGGCACGCGCGGCGCCTTTATAAATGAGCGCAGGATCGACGAAAAGGGGCTTACGACGAGCTCGGTTTTAAAAACGATGAGCTATCTTTACGAAGCTAGCAAACAGGGCTGTGAGTACTTCGTTATGGAGGTTAGCTCGCATGCGATAGCGCAAAATCGTATCGAAGGATTAGAATTTGCGTTTAAAATTTTTACGAATTTAAGTCAAGACCATCTCGATTATCACGGCAGCATGCAAGAATACGCGGCAGTCAAGAGCTCGTTTTTCGCAGACGACGCGCCAAAGCTCATAAACGCCGACGACGGACATATTAAATTTAATCCCGCAAACGCCCTTACCTACGGTATCAAAAACGCCGCAAGCTTCGCCGTGAGCGGATACGGGCTAAAGGGCGGTATCGACGCGCTCGTGCGCACCCCAAACGGCGATAATGCACAGCTGCAAAGCGATCTGATCGGCGAATTTAATCTCTACAACCTTACCGCGGCGTTTGCGGCGGTTAAAATTCTGACCAAGCTGCCGAATGAGAAGATCGCAAAAGCTCTGGCAAACTTCGGCGGTGTCGAGGGTCGCGTGCAGGTCGTAAATAAAAACCCGCTTGTAATCGTCGATTTCGCTCATACCCCAGACGGTATCGAAAAGGTGCTAAACGCGCTACGCGCAAGCGGCGAGATCATCGCAGTTTTCGGCGCGGGAGGCGATCGCGACCACGGCAAGCGTCCGAAAATGGGCGCCATCGCCGAGCACTTTGCCAAAATTTGCATCGTCACGAGCGATAATCCGCGCAGCGAGGATCCGGACGAAATCATTGATCAAATTTGCGCCGGTATGCGCCGAAAGGATAAAATTTTAAAGATCACGGATCGCAAAGAGGCGATCGCGCGCGCACTAGATCTTGCCAAAAACGGCGAGATGATCGCTATTTTGGGCAAGGGCGACGAGACCTACCAGGAGATCAAGGGCGTGAAGCATCCTTTCAGCGACAAGCAGGTCGTGAGTGAGCTCGTCGCGGCGCGAGGCGAGTCAAATTTAGACTAA